A DNA window from Chroogloeocystis siderophila 5.2 s.c.1 contains the following coding sequences:
- a CDS encoding vitamin K epoxide reductase family protein yields MSRRRSTPWIHRWSRPLIAAIALLGALTTAYLTIVKFTQSSTACPAGNCDLVLSSPYATVFGLPLALFGFLAYASMSAFALAPLAINPGRKKELRSQVENWTWLLLLAGAIAMTVFSGYLMYLLFSQIQATCIYCIASAIFSVSLLVLTIIGRAWDDIGQIFFIAIVVGMITLIGTLGIYARVNQPTATTPGQTSTSLSPTTAPTPGVGWQITTTSGEAEIALARHLNQIGAREFVAWWCPHCHEQKQLFGQQAYAEINHIECAADGQNARPDLCQAAGIQSFPTWEIKGQLYPGLRSLEELAELSGYTGPRNFQYSPS; encoded by the coding sequence ATGAGTCGCCGACGATCTACTCCTTGGATACATCGATGGTCACGTCCGCTAATCGCAGCGATCGCGTTGCTAGGCGCACTGACTACCGCATACTTAACGATCGTAAAATTTACCCAAAGTTCCACGGCTTGTCCTGCGGGAAACTGCGATCTCGTTCTTTCTAGCCCTTATGCCACAGTGTTCGGCTTACCGTTAGCTTTGTTTGGTTTCTTAGCTTACGCCAGCATGAGCGCGTTTGCTTTGGCACCTTTGGCAATCAACCCAGGACGCAAAAAAGAACTGCGTTCGCAAGTAGAAAATTGGACCTGGTTGCTACTGTTGGCTGGTGCGATCGCCATGACCGTCTTCAGTGGTTACTTGATGTATTTGCTCTTTTCGCAAATTCAAGCGACTTGTATTTACTGTATTGCCTCAGCAATTTTCTCAGTTAGCCTTTTAGTCCTCACGATTATTGGTCGGGCGTGGGACGATATCGGGCAAATTTTCTTTATAGCGATCGTTGTCGGTATGATTACCCTCATTGGAACTCTCGGTATCTACGCGAGAGTCAATCAACCAACCGCAACAACACCAGGACAAACCAGTACAAGTTTAAGCCCAACAACAGCGCCAACGCCTGGTGTGGGTTGGCAAATTACAACGACTTCTGGAGAAGCTGAAATAGCTTTAGCACGTCACTTAAATCAAATTGGTGCGAGAGAATTTGTCGCTTGGTGGTGTCCGCATTGCCACGAACAAAAGCAGTTGTTTGGACAACAAGCCTACGCCGAAATTAATCACATCGAGTGTGCTGCGGATGGTCAAAACGCGCGTCCCGATCTTTGTCAAGCCGCAGGTATTCAAAGCTTCCCAACCTGGGAAATCAAGGGTCAGTTGTATCCTGGTTTAAGGTCTTTAGAAGAGTTAGCAGAACTTTCTGGCTACACAGGTCCACGCAATTTTCAGTACTCTCCCTCGTAA
- the btpA gene encoding photosystem I biogenesis protein BtpA has product MDLKQLFKTPNPIIGVVHLLPLPTAPGWGNNLKAVIDRAEQEATALASGGVDGIIVENFFDAPFTKNQVDPAVVSAMTVVIQRLMQLVTIPLGVNVLRNDAHSALAIATVVKAQFIRVNVLTGVMATDQGLIEGQAHQLLRYRREIGSDVRIFADVLVKHARPLSSPNLTVAVQDTIERGLADAVILSGWATGSPPDLQDLELAKAAAYDTPVLIGSGANWENISTLMQAADGVIVSSSLKRHGRREQTIDPIRVSQFVEAARSSKLQTLKVGDPMGIKDQESGVRS; this is encoded by the coding sequence GTGGACTTAAAGCAGCTATTTAAAACTCCCAACCCAATTATCGGCGTAGTTCATTTACTACCGTTGCCCACCGCACCAGGTTGGGGTAATAACCTTAAAGCCGTGATTGACCGTGCCGAACAAGAGGCAACAGCGCTGGCGAGTGGCGGCGTTGATGGTATTATCGTTGAAAATTTTTTTGACGCGCCATTTACGAAAAATCAAGTAGATCCAGCAGTAGTCAGTGCGATGACCGTAGTCATTCAGCGGCTAATGCAGTTAGTTACAATTCCGCTTGGCGTGAATGTCCTGCGGAACGACGCGCATAGCGCCTTAGCGATCGCCACGGTTGTTAAAGCCCAATTCATTCGCGTCAACGTTCTCACGGGCGTGATGGCAACAGATCAAGGATTAATCGAAGGGCAAGCGCACCAACTATTGCGCTATCGTCGCGAAATTGGCAGCGATGTCCGAATTTTTGCGGATGTGCTTGTCAAACACGCACGACCGTTGAGTTCGCCAAATCTTACTGTGGCTGTACAAGATACGATCGAGCGGGGTTTAGCCGATGCCGTCATTTTGTCAGGGTGGGCAACAGGTAGCCCACCCGATTTACAAGATTTAGAACTTGCCAAAGCAGCAGCTTATGATACGCCAGTTCTGATTGGCAGCGGTGCGAACTGGGAAAATATTTCGACATTAATGCAAGCCGCAGACGGTGTGATCGTCTCCTCATCCCTGAAACGGCACGGTCGCCGCGAGCAAACAATCGATCCGATTCGCGTTAGCCAATTTGTCGAAGCTGCACGCAGTAGTAAACTACAAACGTTAAAGGTGGGCGATCCGATGGGGATCAAAGATCAAGAATCGGGGGTGCGGAGTTAG
- the rimO gene encoding 30S ribosomal protein S12 methylthiotransferase RimO encodes MGDKPTIAISHLGCEKNRIDTEHMLGLLVQAGYGVDTNEELADYVIVNTCSFIQAAREESVRTLVELADAGKKIVIAGCMAQHFQQELLEELPEAVAVVGTGDYHKIVNVIHRVEAGERVQEVTAEPTYIADETTPRYRTTTEGVAYLRVAEGCDYRCAFCIIPHLRGNQRSRSIESIVVEAEQLAAQGVQEIILISQITTNYGVDLYGEPRLAELLQALGKVGIPWIRMHYAYPTGLTPKVIEAIQATPNVLPYLDLPLQHSHPEILRAMNRPWQGRVNDGIIEHIKQAIPQAVLRTTFIVGFPGEREEHFEHLLQFVQRHEFDHVGVFTFSPEEGTPAYSLPNQLSQEVMETRRDAVMEIQQPISLRKNQQEVGKVVEVLIEQENPETGDLVGRSARFSPEVDGLVYVQGAARLGSLVPVKITDADIYDLYGHVVNN; translated from the coding sequence ATGGGTGATAAGCCAACAATTGCGATTTCTCATTTGGGCTGCGAGAAAAACCGAATCGATACGGAACACATGCTAGGGCTTTTAGTTCAAGCTGGCTATGGTGTAGATACAAATGAAGAACTAGCAGATTATGTCATCGTTAATACCTGTAGCTTTATTCAAGCGGCGCGGGAAGAATCTGTACGAACTTTGGTAGAACTAGCAGACGCGGGAAAAAAGATTGTAATCGCGGGGTGTATGGCGCAACACTTTCAGCAGGAACTCTTAGAAGAGTTACCCGAAGCAGTAGCAGTGGTAGGAACAGGAGACTATCACAAAATTGTTAATGTAATTCATCGGGTTGAAGCAGGAGAACGCGTTCAAGAAGTAACTGCTGAACCAACGTATATTGCGGATGAGACGACACCACGCTATCGGACAACGACAGAGGGTGTTGCGTATCTGCGCGTTGCGGAAGGATGTGATTATCGCTGTGCGTTTTGCATTATTCCACATCTGCGAGGAAATCAGCGATCGCGCTCGATTGAATCGATTGTGGTAGAAGCCGAACAACTTGCAGCGCAAGGCGTGCAGGAAATTATCTTAATTTCGCAGATTACGACAAATTACGGTGTCGATCTTTATGGAGAACCGCGATTAGCCGAACTGCTGCAAGCATTAGGGAAAGTTGGTATTCCCTGGATTCGGATGCACTATGCCTATCCTACAGGACTGACACCAAAAGTCATTGAGGCAATTCAAGCAACGCCGAATGTTTTACCTTATTTAGATTTACCATTACAGCACTCACACCCAGAAATTCTGCGCGCGATGAATCGTCCTTGGCAAGGGCGCGTCAACGACGGAATTATCGAACATATCAAGCAAGCAATTCCGCAGGCGGTGCTACGAACAACCTTTATCGTTGGATTTCCTGGAGAGAGGGAAGAACACTTTGAGCATCTACTACAATTTGTTCAGCGTCATGAATTCGACCATGTAGGAGTATTTACATTTTCTCCAGAGGAAGGAACTCCAGCCTACAGCCTGCCAAATCAGTTATCGCAAGAAGTCATGGAAACCCGACGCGACGCGGTAATGGAAATTCAGCAGCCGATTTCGTTGCGTAAGAATCAGCAAGAAGTCGGCAAAGTTGTGGAAGTGCTGATCGAGCAAGAAAATCCAGAAACTGGAGACCTTGTGGGACGTTCTGCCCGATTTTCTCCGGAAGTTGATGGTTTAGTTTATGTTCAGGGTGCAGCGCGGCTAGGTTCTCTGGTACCAGTCAAGATTACCGATGCCGATATTTACGACCTTTATGGTCATGTCGTTAACAACTAG